DNA sequence from the Acidothermus cellulolyticus 11B genome:
TCCTCGGCGCGGTGACGATCGTGCCGTTGGACGCCGGGGTGATCCTCCCGCACGAGCGGGTGCGGCCGGGTCCGGTCGCCGATCGGCTTGCGCTGATGCGGGCGATGCAGGGTAATCCCGAGCCGGTGCTGCTGCTGTACGAAGGCGGCGGCGCGACGTCGGACATCGTCACGGCCGTGCTCGGAACGCCGCCGCTGCAATGCGCGGATACCCCGGACGGTATCAGCCACGAGCTCTGGGCGATCCAGGACGCCGATCAGCTGTCGGCGATTTCAGCGGATCTCGCGACGCGACGCGCCCTCATCGCCGACGGACACCACCGCTATACGACGTACGGCTATCTCCGTGACGAGATGCACGCGGCCGGCAAGGGCAGTGGTCCGTGGGACGCGGGTCTCGCTCTCCTGGTCGACGAGGCGGCTGCGACTCCGCACGTGGAAGCCATCCACCGCATCATTCCGGCGCTGGCATTCGGCGACGCCGTGCAGCAGGCGGCGAAGGGCTTCCGCGTTCACCGGCTCGATGACGGAACGGAACTGCCGGAGGCGTTGCGGGCTCTGGCCGAGCGCTCAGGGCCCGCGTTCCTGATATCTGACGGGGAGAAGTTCGCTCTGCTGTCCGATCCAGACGCCGGTGAGCTCGATGCCGGCCGGCCCGCGGAGCACGGTGCGGCCTGGTGGCGGTTGGACGCCGCAATTGCGGCAGTATTTCTCATGGACCGGCTGTGGTCGGTCGCCGACGGCACCGACGAGGTGCTTGCCGAGCATGACGCCGAGGCAGCGCTGCGATTCGTCCGCCGCAACGGCGGAACCGCGCTCTTCCTCAAAGCACCCCCGTTGGCCGACATCTGGGCGGTTGCCCGCTCCGGTGACGTCATGCCGCGCAAGTCGACGCTTTTTCTCCCCAAGCCACGGTCCGGGGTCGTACTCCGCACGTTCGCCGCGGATTCCTAACGGTCAGTCGATCGTCCCCGGCGCATTTCCGATAGTCCCCGCCGCAATCGCTCGAATCCGGCGCCCGCGTCGTGCCGCGGCGCCGGGGAATTGCCGGTGTAACGGCAGATATCGCGTCTTTCACCGACTCGGTCGATCACCGGCCGGCGTGCGCGTCCGATTCCGTTGCTGTGTAGCCGTTCTATCGTTGCGTGGCTGCCGATTTTCCCCCGGCGGCATCTCCCCCTGCCGGCCGGGACGCGACCGAGAACTTCGGCGCGAAACGCGAGCCGCGGCGCCGTGAGATGCGGCCGCGTCCTCAAGCGTGTCGTACACGACGACGTCGTCCGCCGCCGGGGAATCCGCAATGACCGTGGCGGCCGATGACGAACCGATCCGCTCTGCAGCGTCCGTTTCGCCCTCGGTGTCTGCCGCGGCGGCCGCCGCGAACCACTCGCGTGCCTCCGTCGCGCGACCGGCCTGGGCAAGTGCCTGCGCATAGGCATAGAACAGGCGCGCCGACCACGGATCGCGCCGGCTCGGGTCGAGGTCGGCGCCCCGGAGGGCGAGCAGAGCGGCGTCAGGCTGC
Encoded proteins:
- a CDS encoding DUF1015 family protein → MADSQAVHRLELRPFRGIRYDAARVGDIGRVLAPPYDVIDDDQRRALEAAHPYNVVRLILPRADGDADAYTHAANLLQSWLDRGVLTIDETPRLYVYQQRRAGTVLQRGILGAVTIVPLDAGVILPHERVRPGPVADRLALMRAMQGNPEPVLLLYEGGGATSDIVTAVLGTPPLQCADTPDGISHELWAIQDADQLSAISADLATRRALIADGHHRYTTYGYLRDEMHAAGKGSGPWDAGLALLVDEAAATPHVEAIHRIIPALAFGDAVQQAAKGFRVHRLDDGTELPEALRALAERSGPAFLISDGEKFALLSDPDAGELDAGRPAEHGAAWWRLDAAIAAVFLMDRLWSVADGTDEVLAEHDAEAALRFVRRNGGTALFLKAPPLADIWAVARSGDVMPRKSTLFLPKPRSGVVLRTFAADS